The following are encoded in a window of Pseudomonas sp. St316 genomic DNA:
- the pap gene encoding polyphosphate:AMP phosphotransferase, with amino-acid sequence MFESAEIGHAIDKDTFEAEVPALREALLEAQFELQQQGQFAVIVLINGIEGAGKGETVKLLNEWMDPRLIEVRTFDQQTDEELARPPAWRYWRMLPAKGRMGIFFGNWYSQMLQGRVHGEFKDPRLDQAIAGAERLEKMLCDEGTLIFKFWFHLSKKQMKARLKGLKDDPLHSWRISPLDWQQSQTYDKFVKYGERVLRRTSRDYAPWHVIEGMDSCYRSLTVGRILLDGLRQALDRSKAKPQEVSLAPLPELDGQITLLDSLDMTRRLDKADYEEQLITEQARFAGLLRDKRMRQHALVAVFEGNDAAGKGGAIRRVAAALDPRQYSIVPIAAPTEEERAHPYMWRFWRHIPARGKFTMFDRSWYGRVLVERVEGFCSQADWLRAYGEINDFEEQVADAGVVVVKFWLAIDKETQLERFQEREDIPFKRFKITEDDWRNRDKWDAYRAAVCDMVDRTSTEISPWTLVEANDKRWARVKVLRTLNQALEAAFERSARQARKKKR; translated from the coding sequence ATGTTTGAATCCGCTGAAATCGGTCACGCCATCGATAAAGACACCTTTGAGGCCGAAGTGCCGGCCCTGCGTGAAGCGCTGCTGGAGGCGCAGTTCGAGCTGCAACAGCAGGGCCAGTTTGCGGTCATCGTGCTGATCAACGGCATCGAAGGCGCGGGCAAGGGCGAGACGGTGAAGTTGCTCAACGAGTGGATGGACCCGCGGCTGATCGAAGTGCGCACCTTCGACCAACAGACCGACGAGGAGCTGGCGCGGCCTCCGGCATGGCGCTACTGGCGGATGCTGCCGGCCAAGGGACGCATGGGGATTTTCTTCGGCAACTGGTACAGCCAGATGCTGCAAGGCCGGGTCCATGGCGAGTTCAAGGACCCACGGCTCGACCAGGCGATTGCCGGTGCCGAGCGCCTGGAAAAAATGCTTTGCGATGAAGGCACGCTGATCTTCAAGTTCTGGTTCCACCTGTCCAAGAAGCAGATGAAGGCCCGACTCAAGGGGCTCAAGGATGACCCGCTGCACAGCTGGCGCATCAGCCCGCTGGACTGGCAGCAGTCCCAGACCTACGACAAGTTCGTCAAATACGGCGAGCGCGTGTTGCGCCGCACCAGTCGCGATTACGCGCCGTGGCATGTGATCGAAGGCATGGACAGCTGTTATCGCAGCCTCACCGTCGGGCGGATCCTGCTCGACGGCTTGCGCCAGGCCCTGGACCGTTCGAAGGCCAAGCCGCAAGAGGTCAGCTTGGCGCCCCTGCCCGAGCTGGACGGGCAGATCACGCTGCTCGACAGCCTGGACATGACCCGTCGCTTGGACAAGGCTGACTACGAAGAGCAGTTGATCACCGAACAGGCGCGGTTCGCCGGTCTGCTGCGGGACAAACGCATGCGCCAGCATGCCTTGGTGGCGGTGTTCGAAGGCAATGACGCAGCGGGCAAGGGTGGGGCGATCCGGCGGGTCGCGGCAGCCCTGGACCCACGCCAGTACAGCATCGTGCCGATTGCCGCGCCCACTGAAGAAGAGCGCGCCCACCCCTACATGTGGCGGTTCTGGCGGCATATTCCCGCGCGGGGCAAGTTCACCATGTTCGACCGCTCCTGGTACGGCCGGGTGCTGGTGGAGCGGGTCGAAGGGTTTTGCAGCCAGGCCGACTGGCTGCGAGCCTACGGAGAAATCAACGACTTCGAGGAGCAGGTCGCCGATGCTGGCGTGGTGGTGGTCAAGTTCTGGCTGGCCATCGACAAGGAAACCCAGTTGGAGCGTTTCCAGGAGCGCGAGGACATTCCGTTCAAGCGCTTCAAGATCACCGAGGATGACTGGCGCAACCGCGACAAGTGGGACGCTTACCGCGCTGCCGTGTGCGACATGGTGGACCGCACCAGCACCGAGATTTCCCCTTGGACCTTGGTGGAAGCCAACGACAAGCGCTGG